A part of Nitrospirota bacterium genomic DNA contains:
- a CDS encoding glycerophosphodiester phosphodiesterase encodes MFLKTGHRGARAYEVENTIGSFKKAVELGANAIELDVRQSKDRELIVCHDDNLKRVFGIDLLINEATLKQLRQATGDRIPSLKEALGYIGKKVEKILVELKETGQEKRVLDEVNRAKLKDRVIIVSFHEEALAAVRKLDRELETGLIYTKFRNPIETAMKLQAQYLVPLYRFVHTKDIEKAHKNDLKVIVWTINTTEEAEAYIAKGVDGIATDRPDIFQEIA; translated from the coding sequence ATGTTCCTCAAAACAGGCCACCGGGGTGCACGGGCATATGAGGTCGAAAATACGATCGGGAGCTTTAAGAAAGCTGTTGAGCTTGGCGCCAATGCGATAGAACTCGATGTCCGCCAGTCAAAGGACAGAGAACTGATCGTATGCCACGATGATAACCTGAAAAGGGTATTCGGCATTGACCTGTTGATAAACGAGGCAACACTGAAGCAGCTCAGGCAGGCAACAGGGGACAGAATACCTTCTCTCAAAGAAGCATTGGGCTATATCGGGAAAAAGGTCGAAAAGATCCTGGTGGAATTAAAGGAGACCGGACAGGAAAAGAGAGTTCTTGATGAGGTGAACAGGGCGAAACTGAAAGACAGGGTCATTATCGTTTCTTTCCATGAAGAGGCTCTTGCCGCTGTTCGAAAGCTGGACAGGGAGCTCGAGACCGGACTGATCTATACGAAATTCAGGAACCCGATAGAAACAGCCATGAAACTTCAAGCTCAGTATCTTGTCCCTCTTTACCGGTTCGTTCATACAAAAGATATCGAAAAGGCCCATAAGAACGATCTGAAGGTGATTGTCTGGACAATCAATACAACAGAAGAAGCAGAGGCGTACATCGCAAAAGGCGTTGACGGCATTGCAACTGACAGGCCGGATATCTTTCAGGAGATAGCGTAA
- a CDS encoding DUF1499 domain-containing protein yields MIDTNRTLPFVAVCSLVLAAALVLTTAVSGLGTRFGWWGFRTGLSLLRWSAYAELAVAAAAVIGCIFAYSRGQGSSLSLFMLAGIISIAAVIVPFRVYLIARSVPAIHDITTDTEDPPKFDIVLSMRKAALNPAEYGGPEIALQQKKAYPDIAPLLLNVPPARTFEKALSAVQTLGWEIVSVDPANGRIEATDTTFWFGFKDDIVIRITAQGNGSRVDLRSLSRVGRSDVGANADRIRRYLTALRKDT; encoded by the coding sequence ATGATCGATACGAACAGAACTCTGCCTTTCGTTGCTGTCTGCAGCCTTGTCCTTGCCGCTGCCCTCGTCCTCACCACTGCAGTGTCAGGCCTCGGCACGCGGTTCGGCTGGTGGGGCTTTCGGACAGGGCTTTCGCTTCTGAGATGGTCTGCATATGCTGAACTCGCAGTCGCAGCAGCTGCAGTCATCGGCTGTATTTTTGCCTATTCCCGGGGACAGGGGAGCAGCCTTTCCCTGTTTATGCTCGCAGGCATCATCAGTATTGCTGCAGTCATTGTTCCGTTTCGCGTGTATCTCATTGCCCGCAGTGTCCCGGCTATCCATGACATCACGACCGACACGGAAGATCCGCCCAAATTCGATATTGTCCTCAGCATGCGCAAGGCGGCCCTGAACCCGGCTGAATACGGAGGCCCTGAGATCGCTCTCCAGCAGAAAAAGGCATATCCTGACATTGCACCGCTGCTGCTGAATGTACCCCCTGCCCGGACCTTTGAAAAGGCCCTCTCAGCAGTCCAGACTTTGGGATGGGAAATCGTCAGCGTTGATCCTGCAAATGGGCGTATCGAGGCAACAGATACGACCTTCTGGTTCGGGTTCAAGGACGATATCGTGATCCGCATCACTGCTCAGGGTAATGGCAGCCGCGTCGATCTGCGTTCGTTATCACGCGTCGGCAGGAGCGATGTCGGGGCAAATGCAGACAGGATACGCAGATATCTGACCGCCCTGAGGAAAGACACATAG
- a CDS encoding prohibitin family protein: protein MKEINVDALAENAKKFGGRGKKLALIAAIVIALWFAIRILNPFVVVSAGERGVVLNFGAVQDAVLGEGLHLRVPFMQKVIMIDVRIQKSQTDAESVSKDLQDTKSTIAVNYHSSPDKVNKIYQTIGVSFKERVIDPAVQEVVKAITARYTAVELITQREKVRNEIKDLLKQRLITYDIVVDDFSIVNFRFSQQFEAAIESKQTAEQLALKAQRDLERIKIEADQKIASAKAEAESLRLQKENVTPQLIQLRKIEASIKAIEKWDGHMPKVSSGAVPFIDIKSLE from the coding sequence ATGAAAGAAATTAATGTAGATGCCTTGGCAGAAAATGCAAAGAAATTCGGCGGCAGAGGGAAAAAGCTCGCACTCATTGCAGCCATCGTGATAGCGCTCTGGTTCGCAATCCGGATCCTGAATCCTTTTGTGGTGGTGAGCGCCGGAGAGAGAGGCGTTGTACTCAATTTTGGGGCGGTTCAGGACGCCGTGCTCGGAGAAGGACTGCATCTGCGTGTGCCCTTCATGCAGAAGGTGATCATGATAGATGTGCGCATTCAGAAATCCCAGACAGACGCAGAATCTGTCTCAAAAGACCTGCAGGACACGAAATCAACCATAGCAGTGAACTATCACTCGTCGCCTGATAAGGTAAACAAGATCTATCAGACCATCGGCGTCTCGTTCAAGGAACGGGTAATAGACCCTGCTGTCCAGGAGGTGGTCAAGGCCATCACTGCCCGATACACGGCAGTCGAGCTTATCACACAGCGCGAGAAGGTGCGCAACGAGATCAAGGACCTGCTCAAACAGCGGCTCATTACCTATGATATTGTGGTGGACGATTTTTCAATCGTAAACTTCAGGTTCTCACAGCAGTTCGAGGCTGCGATCGAGTCGAAGCAGACCGCTGAGCAGCTCGCCCTGAAGGCACAGCGGGACCTCGAAAGGATAAAGATTGAGGCTGACCAGAAGATCGCCAGCGCCAAAGCAGAGGCAGAATCATTGAGGCTCCAGAAAGAAAATGTCACGCCCCAGCTCATACAGCTTAGAAAAATCGAGGCATCTATCAAGGCCATAGAAAAGTGGGACGGCCATATGCCGAAGGTGAGTTCAGGTGCTGTCCCCTTCATAGACATAAAGTCATTGGAATAA
- a CDS encoding DsrE family protein, with product MSDKKFVFTLSHTTTNPIEVLGIMKIASNIKAFSDESEVAIFLIGEGVQLAKKGVVENISMEFEGKQVNFGEMLELLIDFGVKFYVCHAFMPGYGLTPENLIEGAEIKSSSYLGELLLQGYVPFSLSL from the coding sequence ATGTCAGACAAGAAATTCGTTTTTACCTTATCGCACACAACCACCAACCCCATTGAAGTCCTGGGCATTATGAAGATCGCTTCGAACATCAAGGCATTTTCGGACGAATCTGAGGTCGCGATATTCCTGATCGGCGAGGGCGTGCAGCTTGCCAAGAAAGGTGTTGTCGAGAATATCTCGATGGAGTTTGAGGGCAAGCAGGTCAATTTCGGAGAGATGCTCGAACTGCTGATCGATTTCGGCGTAAAGTTCTACGTCTGCCACGCCTTCATGCCCGGCTATGGCCTCACCCCGGAGAACCTGATCGAGGGAGCTGAGATCAAATCCAGTTCCTATCTCGGGGAACTGCTCCTTCAGGGATATGTGCCCTTCTCTCTCAGCCTCTAA